A single window of Anopheles moucheti chromosome 2, idAnoMoucSN_F20_07, whole genome shotgun sequence DNA harbors:
- the LOC128309666 gene encoding ecdysone 20-monooxygenase, with the protein MDCVGSDTEMMDISSPYDRTMSVTIVLFYTFVTLFMFLSYNPKPKKIIESIRSFLLHLLHQHTGDEGGGLPTPTAACATPPEPDECLPKVRSIWDIPGPRRLPLIGTKWRYFLGRQRYAKVHETFAEMHRRYGSIMLDVDTVPIVNLFDRADMEKVLKYPSRYPFRPPTEIVEVYRSSRPDRFGVTNLINAQGEKWHELRMKLTTGITSRRILQSFIPSVNEICDDFVELVRHQRTEDGTIRNFQDIANSVGLEIICCLVLGRRMGYLTTNRQNEKFMRLAEAVKESFVYIGESYYGFKLWKYVPTRLYRNFVRCEEIIYDTIAEIVYEALEEEQLNCPDNDVKHIFISILQTEGLDTKEKISGIIDLITSAIETLSNTLSFLLHNLSQSLQHQREIAQEFSHCVQNITNDDLVNARFTKACIQESYRLSPTTPCLARILEEDFQLSGYHLQAGTLVLCHTRVACQSEDNFHHADRFLPDRWLEQRDENHNVVNKRPEPGASIVLPFGIGRRMCPGQKVIDIELTLLVAKIFQNFEIDYRSPLDTQFQFLLAPRTPIEIRFRDRT; encoded by the exons ACATCTCCAGCCCGTACGATCGCACCATGTCGGTCACGATAGTGCTGTTCTACACGTTCGTCACGCTGTTTATGTTTCTGTCCTACAACCCGAAGCCGAAGAAGATCATCGAATCGATCCGAAGCTTCCTGCTGCATCTGCTCCACCAGCACACCGGTGACGAGGGTGGCGGACTGCCCACACCGACGGCGGCTTGCGCCACCCCGCCCGAGCCGGACGAGTGTCTGCCGAAGGTGAGATCGATCTGGGACATACCAGGACCAAGGCGTTTGCCCTTGATCGGTACCAAATGGCGATACTTTCTCGGTCGGCAGCGGTACGCCAAGGTGCACGAAACGTTCGCCGAGATGCATCGGCGCTACGGTTCAATCATGCTCGACGTTGACACGGTCCCGATCGTGAATCTGTTCGATCGTGCCGACATGGAGAAGGTGCTCAAGTACCCGAGCCGCTATCCCTTCCGGCCACCGACGGAAATTGTCGAGGTGTATCGAAGCAGCCGACCGGACCGGTTCGGGGTGACCAATCTGATTAATGC GCAGGGCGAAAAGTGGCACGAACTGCGCATGAAGCTCACGACGGGAATCACCTCCAGACGCATCTTGCAATCCTTCATACCATCCGTCAATGAGATATGTGATGACTTTGTGGAGTTGGTGCGCCACCAGCGGACAGAGGACGGCACGATCCGGAACTTCCAGGATATAGCAAACTCCGTTGGGCTAGAGA TTATCTGCTGTCTGGTGTTGGGACGGCGAATGGGCTACCTGACGACAAATAGACAGAACGAAAAATTTATGCGCCTTGCCGAAGCCGTCAAGGAGTCGTTCGTTTACATCGGTGAGAGCTACTACGGGTTTAAGCTGTGGAAGTACGTTCCGACGCGACTCTACCGTAACTTTGTGCGTTGTGAAGAAATCATCTACGA TACCATCGCAGAGATTGTATACGAGGCGCTGGAGGAAGAACAGCTCAACTGTCCCGACAACGACGTGAAGCACATCTTCATCAGCATACTCCAAACGGAAGGGCTGGATACGAAGGAGAAGATATCCGGCATTATTGACCTCATTACCAGTGCCATAGAAACG CTTTCCAACACACTCTCCTTTTTGCTGCACAACCTCAGCCAGTCGCTCCAGCATCAGCGTGAGATTGCGCAAGAATTTAGCCACTGTGTGCAGAACATCACCAACGATGATCTTGTGAATGCTCGCTTCACCAAGGCATGCATCCAGGAGTCGTACCGCCTGTCACCCACTACGCCCTGCTTGGCGCGAATTCTTGAGGAAGACTTCCAGCTCTCCGGCTATCATCTGCAGGCGGGA ACACTCGTGCTGTGCCATACGCGCGTTGCCTGTCAAAGTGAGGACAACTTCCATCATGCAGATCGCTTCCTGCCGGATCGTTGGCTCGAGCAGCGGGATGAAAACCACAACGTCGTGAACAAGCGACCGGAACCGGGTGCATCGATTGTCCTGCCCTTTGGCATCGGTCGCCGAATGTGTCCCGGGCAGAAGGTTATCGACATCGAGTTGACACTGCTGGTGGCAAAG ATATTCCAAAACTTCGAGATCGATTATCGCAGTCCCCTCGATACACAGTTCCAGTTCCTGTTGGCACCACGCACACCGATAGAGATTAGGTTCCGGGATCGAACGTAA